A stretch of alpha proteobacterium HIMB59 DNA encodes these proteins:
- a CDS encoding D-Ala-D-Ala ligase family protein with ligase catalytic domain,D-Ala-D-Ala ligase family protein (PFAM: D-ala D-ala ligase C-terminus; D-ala D-ala ligase N-terminus~TIGRFAM: D-alanine--D-alanine ligase) translates to MSFKELKKIKIAIVAGGWSSERSVSINSGKNVFNTLKKNGYKVTFFDLKKYNLHELFKSKPDLIFNALHGEFGEDGGISCLAKKYNTTITHSEDISSALCFNKRLLKKFLKNELNLLSPRELYEIKKIKFPLIAKPNADGSSKGVKIINNYKELKKLKIDQNTLIEEKIDGRELTVTVIEDKKKVKALGVTEITFKSAHYDFKAKYTYGKSKHYLPARLSKKNYEYLLNLSEIIFKKCNCRSIARLDFILDSKSNCFYFLELNTHPGLTSISLAPEQAQYNGINYLSLIEKIIYSS, encoded by the coding sequence ATGAGCTTCAAAGAATTAAAAAAAATTAAAATAGCAATAGTTGCCGGAGGGTGGTCGAGCGAAAGATCAGTTTCAATAAATTCAGGTAAAAATGTATTTAATACTTTAAAAAAAAATGGCTATAAAGTTACATTTTTTGATTTGAAGAAATATAATTTACATGAATTATTTAAGTCCAAACCTGATTTAATATTTAATGCACTGCACGGTGAGTTTGGTGAAGATGGTGGCATCTCTTGTCTTGCAAAAAAATATAATACAACCATTACTCACTCAGAAGATATTTCATCAGCCCTATGTTTCAATAAAAGACTACTTAAAAAGTTTTTAAAAAATGAATTAAACTTACTCTCACCGAGAGAACTCTATGAAATTAAAAAAATTAAATTCCCATTAATCGCAAAACCGAATGCAGATGGTTCATCTAAGGGTGTTAAAATTATCAATAATTATAAAGAGCTAAAAAAATTAAAGATTGATCAAAATACTTTGATTGAAGAAAAAATAGATGGAAGAGAACTAACTGTTACGGTAATAGAAGACAAAAAAAAGGTTAAAGCTTTAGGAGTGACAGAAATTACTTTTAAAAGTGCTCACTATGATTTTAAAGCTAAATACACATATGGAAAAAGTAAACACTATCTTCCAGCAAGGTTATCTAAAAAAAATTATGAGTATTTATTAAATTTATCTGAGATAATTTTTAAGAAATGTAATTGTCGTTCAATAGCAAGATTAGATTTTATTTTAGACTCAAAAAGCAATTGTTTTTATTTTCTAGAGCTTAATACTCATCCGGGATTAACTTCGATTTCACTCGCACCAGAACAGGCTCAATATAATGGAATAAACTACTTATCACTTATTGAAAAAATAATTTACTCATCATGA
- a CDS encoding UDP-N-acetylmuramate dehydrogenase (PFAM: FAD binding domain; UDP-N-acetylenolpyruvoylglucosamine reductase, C-terminal domain~TIGRFAM: UDP-N-acetylenolpyruvoylglucosamine reductase): MSQENISIIKNYDSSKISWLKSGGPISQFIKIKNLDDLKINTQITSNQNVISIGNFSNLLIKDKGFDGIAIKLGGDFAKIKIENDIILVGSAVLDNYFSKYCYQNSIQGYEFLFTIPGTVGGNIYMNAGCYGKEIKDYLISVIFYDMKSKEVKEEKIENLNFTYRRGFQKKDTIILYGKFKKISGDKTKIKKQMKLYEQNRNDTQPQRVNCCGSIFKNPPNHNAWKLIKTSLDESFYEGPVRLSKKHSNFFENDPNISADKVIKFIETIKSKVNQKYQIILDQELIIV; this comes from the coding sequence ATGAGTCAAGAAAATATTAGTATTATAAAAAATTATGACTCCTCAAAGATATCTTGGCTTAAGTCGGGTGGTCCAATTTCACAATTTATAAAAATTAAAAATTTAGATGATTTAAAGATAAATACACAAATAACATCTAATCAAAATGTTATTTCCATAGGGAATTTCTCTAATCTTTTGATAAAGGACAAGGGCTTTGATGGTATTGCTATTAAACTTGGAGGTGATTTTGCAAAAATTAAAATTGAAAATGACATTATACTAGTTGGCTCAGCCGTTTTAGATAATTATTTTTCAAAATATTGCTATCAAAACTCTATACAAGGTTACGAATTTTTATTTACAATTCCTGGAACAGTCGGGGGAAATATTTATATGAATGCAGGTTGTTATGGAAAAGAAATCAAAGACTATTTAATTAGTGTCATTTTTTACGATATGAAAAGCAAAGAAGTAAAAGAGGAAAAAATTGAGAATTTAAACTTTACTTATAGAAGAGGTTTCCAAAAAAAAGATACTATTATTCTTTATGGTAAATTTAAAAAAATATCTGGTGATAAAACTAAAATAAAAAAACAAATGAAATTATATGAACAAAATAGAAATGATACACAGCCACAAAGGGTTAATTGCTGTGGTAGTATTTTTAAGAACCCACCTAACCATAATGCTTGGAAGCTAATAAAAACAAGTTTAGATGAAAGTTTTTACGAAGGACCTGTAAGACTATCAAAAAAACACTCAAATTTTTTTGAGAATGATCCCAACATAAGCGCAGATAAAGTTATAAAATTTATTGAAACAATCAAATCAAAGGTCAATCAAAAATATCAAATCATACTTGATCAAGAACTCATAATTGTATGA
- a CDS encoding UDP-N-acetylmuramate--L-alanine ligase (PFAM: Mur ligase family, catalytic domain; Mur ligase family, glutamate ligase domain; Mur ligase middle domain~TIGRFAM: UDP-N-acetylmuramate--alanine ligase) gives MKLLNLINKKVHIIGINGIGMSALAVYLKKNKIDVSGSDIASNSNTKILEKNGIPVQIGHKPSNVRGKDMIFYSTAIKDNPEIDAAKKSNIPFYNRSKLLQLICNDKFTIVVTGSHGKTTTTSMLGHLLVCSGLSPTIITGGIMNNFGQNIYLTDSNYVVVEADESDGTVFKLNPKILIYLNVDKEHLDYYKSFTKLKSKIKTYIKKVSKNSLVILNNDDIFLQKLSNISKNIITYGKSTKSNYYYKIDKLTEKDSKFNFFQQNEKIAKIKSPLLGEHNVQNLCAILAVIKHLNIQISNKDVMNFKGIQRRMNTLGKIKNSILVDDYAHHPTEIQKLIEVCKLYKNKDFFLIIEPHRFSRLNDLYSDYIKILKNIKNLIILKTYSAGESFEKNMKDSKNLVNDLNVLSNNKVSYIDTYDELFTLLDTLVNAKNSKIIVAAGAGSISAQMRFFYESRKY, from the coding sequence ATGAAACTATTAAATCTCATTAATAAAAAAGTCCATATTATTGGAATAAATGGAATAGGGATGAGTGCTTTAGCTGTTTATTTAAAAAAAAATAAGATAGATGTCAGTGGTAGTGATATAGCCAGCAACTCTAATACAAAAATTTTAGAAAAAAATGGAATACCAGTTCAGATAGGACACAAGCCTTCCAATGTTAGAGGTAAAGATATGATATTCTATTCTACAGCTATCAAAGATAATCCAGAAATTGACGCTGCAAAAAAGAGCAATATACCTTTTTATAATAGATCAAAACTTTTACAGTTAATTTGCAACGATAAGTTTACAATCGTTGTAACTGGCTCTCATGGAAAAACTACTACTACTTCTATGTTAGGCCATCTTTTAGTTTGCTCAGGATTAAGTCCTACAATTATAACCGGAGGAATTATGAATAATTTTGGGCAGAATATATATTTAACTGACAGTAATTATGTAGTTGTCGAAGCTGATGAAAGTGATGGAACTGTCTTTAAGCTTAATCCTAAGATTTTAATTTATCTCAATGTCGATAAAGAACACCTGGATTATTATAAAAGCTTTACGAAATTAAAGTCTAAAATAAAAACTTATATAAAAAAGGTTTCCAAGAATTCTTTAGTAATATTAAATAATGATGATATTTTTCTTCAAAAATTATCCAACATCTCAAAAAATATAATTACATACGGAAAATCAACCAAATCAAACTATTATTATAAAATAGATAAATTAACCGAAAAAGATTCTAAGTTTAATTTTTTTCAACAGAATGAAAAAATCGCAAAAATAAAATCACCACTTCTTGGTGAGCATAATGTACAAAATTTATGTGCTATCTTGGCTGTAATTAAACATTTGAATATTCAAATTTCTAATAAGGATGTTATGAATTTCAAAGGTATTCAAAGAAGAATGAATACTTTAGGAAAAATTAAAAATTCAATTTTAGTTGATGATTATGCTCATCATCCAACAGAAATACAAAAATTAATTGAAGTTTGTAAACTATACAAAAATAAAGACTTCTTCTTAATCATAGAGCCTCACCGTTTTTCTAGATTAAATGATCTATATTCTGACTATATAAAAATTCTTAAAAATATTAAAAATTTGATAATTCTTAAAACCTATTCTGCTGGAGAAAGCTTTGAGAAAAATATGAAAGACTCAAAAAATTTAGTTAATGACCTTAATGTGTTGAGTAACAATAAAGTAAGTTATATTGATACTTATGATGAGTTATTTACATTATTAGACACTTTGGTTAATGCAAAGAATAGTAAGATAATAGTTGCTGCTGGAGCTGGAAGTATTTCTGCACAAATGAGATTTTTTTATGAGTCAAGAAAATATTAG
- a CDS encoding glycosyltransferase family 28 (PFAM: Glycosyltransferase family 28 C-terminal domain): protein MKNSIKHIVIAGSSGGHILPAIKYLNELSHYCSREQIIFITNEVGADYLHLIEYEKKNVIQINSQNKTAFILKIIKEIWKILLFNKKITLLGFGGFITVPVLFFARITNILFFKNHKINFHEQNYVYGLANRFNYFIAHRVFTSFPNNYLKSKEIFVGNFFTNLERKYEKLDNKLINILLIGGSAGSLELNKFLSNELLKIDRTLINNFKFYIQVPKKFLEEVSREYENLKLDIEFFTFNENLNFKDFDLIISRSGSGSLHEILYFNNKVYFIPHLHSRDGHQSLNLRYFKENSFSLKDFEMPISKKISKEYLNSLINPFSMQKILCYLTR from the coding sequence TTGAAAAATAGTATCAAACATATTGTTATAGCAGGCTCCTCTGGTGGTCACATTTTACCTGCAATAAAATATTTAAATGAACTTTCTCATTATTGTAGTAGAGAGCAAATTATTTTCATTACAAATGAAGTAGGGGCAGATTACTTACATTTAATTGAATATGAAAAAAAGAATGTGATTCAAATAAACTCTCAAAATAAGACGGCTTTTATCCTTAAAATTATTAAAGAAATTTGGAAAATTTTGCTTTTTAATAAAAAAATAACTTTATTAGGATTTGGTGGGTTTATCACAGTTCCAGTATTATTTTTTGCAAGAATTACAAATATTCTATTTTTTAAAAATCATAAAATAAATTTCCATGAGCAAAATTATGTTTATGGATTAGCTAATAGATTTAATTATTTCATTGCTCATCGTGTATTTACATCATTTCCCAATAATTATTTGAAATCAAAAGAGATTTTTGTAGGCAATTTTTTTACTAACTTAGAAAGAAAATATGAAAAATTAGATAACAAATTAATTAATATTTTATTAATTGGGGGCAGTGCAGGCTCTTTGGAACTCAATAAATTTCTATCTAATGAACTTTTAAAAATAGATAGAACATTGATAAACAATTTTAAATTTTACATTCAAGTTCCAAAAAAGTTTTTAGAAGAAGTTTCTAGAGAATATGAGAATTTAAAATTAGACATAGAATTTTTTACATTTAATGAAAATTTAAATTTTAAAGATTTTGATCTTATTATTTCGCGTTCGGGATCAGGATCATTGCATGAAATTCTTTATTTTAATAATAAAGTTTATTTTATTCCACATTTGCATTCACGTGATGGTCATCAAAGTTTAAATTTAAGATACTTTAAAGAAAATAGTTTTTCTTTAAAAGATTTTGAAATGCCTATATCCAAAAAAATCTCTAAAGAATATCTTAATTCCTTAATTAACCCTTTTTCTATGCAAAAAATTTTGTGTTATTTAACTAGATGA
- a CDS encoding RNA pseudouridylate synthase (PFAM: RNA pseudouridylate synthase~TIGRFAM: pseudouridine synthase, RluA family), with protein sequence MNNSYLYQNFIIEILYEDNDIAILNKPSGLLTHKKNLSDSSPSLAESLKMNFNIKDDEVLKEGIVHRLDVDTSGIIIIAKNKEIKILFQNKFKNRELEKNYLAFSYGVLDQNFIQIDKNISRQKFQRTKFDTTETGGKNALTYVENQKIFYGSISKLNCQIITGRTHQIRVHLLSLGLPIIGDKQYQLNKEQKFRLANLPNNVRETVKSFPRQALHSHKLSFIHPKSLKEVKITCDMPNDMKDLEQNLL encoded by the coding sequence ATGAATAATTCTTATCTATATCAAAACTTTATTATTGAAATTTTATATGAGGATAATGATATAGCAATATTAAATAAACCCTCCGGCCTACTTACTCATAAGAAAAACCTATCTGACAGCTCTCCGTCTTTAGCTGAAAGTTTAAAGATGAATTTTAATATAAAAGATGATGAAGTTTTAAAAGAGGGAATAGTGCATAGACTTGACGTTGATACGAGCGGAATAATTATCATTGCTAAAAATAAAGAAATTAAAATTCTTTTTCAAAATAAATTCAAAAATAGAGAATTAGAAAAAAATTATTTAGCTTTCAGCTATGGTGTTCTTGATCAAAATTTTATTCAGATTGATAAGAATATTTCTAGACAAAAGTTTCAAAGAACAAAATTCGATACTACTGAAACAGGAGGTAAAAATGCATTAACCTATGTTGAAAATCAAAAAATATTTTATGGTTCAATTAGTAAATTAAATTGTCAGATAATTACTGGTAGAACACATCAAATTAGAGTTCATTTACTTAGTTTAGGACTTCCAATAATTGGAGATAAGCAATATCAGTTAAATAAAGAACAAAAATTTCGATTAGCCAATTTACCTAATAATGTAAGAGAAACCGTCAAAAGCTTCCCTAGACAAGCGCTTCACTCTCATAAACTAAGTTTTATTCATCCAAAAAGTCTAAAAGAAGTTAAAATAACTTGTGATATGCCTAATGACATGAAAGATTTAGAGCAAAACTTACTATGA
- a CDS encoding RNA polymerase, sigma 32 subunit, RpoH (PFAM: Sigma-70, region 4; Sigma-70 region 2; Sigma-70 factor, region 1.2~TIGRFAM: RNA polymerase sigma factor, sigma-70 family; alternative sigma factor RpoH) translates to MSIENKNLLPVITSENDIYPYLKKINQFPMLTDEEEKKLAIDWLKNGNTKAAQKLVTSHLRLVAKIAMGYRGYGLPLFDLISEGNLGLIQAIRKFDPDKGFRLATYAIWWIRASIQEYVLHSWSLVKIGTTAAQKKLFFNLRRLRNQLKKYEEGYLTNDQIKSISQDLGVTEDEVKQMEGRVFNQDFSLNTPLNDENDSEWIDQVEDDNIDVVTRVEERDELDKRKALYNQAVKKLEPRELEILTARRLDEEPKTLEDLSQKYSISRERVRQIENKAIKKLQEEIKLISETKLLPKN, encoded by the coding sequence ATGAGCATTGAGAATAAAAATTTGTTGCCCGTAATTACATCTGAAAATGATATTTATCCTTATTTAAAAAAAATCAATCAGTTCCCAATGCTTACTGACGAAGAGGAAAAAAAACTTGCTATAGATTGGTTAAAAAATGGAAACACTAAAGCTGCCCAAAAACTAGTTACAAGTCACTTAAGATTAGTAGCAAAGATCGCAATGGGATATCGAGGATATGGCCTACCTCTTTTTGATTTGATTTCAGAGGGTAATTTAGGACTAATTCAAGCTATAAGGAAATTTGATCCAGATAAAGGTTTTAGGCTTGCAACTTATGCTATTTGGTGGATCAGAGCTTCAATACAGGAGTATGTTTTACATAGTTGGTCTTTAGTAAAAATTGGAACAACAGCTGCCCAAAAAAAATTATTTTTTAATCTTCGTAGGCTGAGAAACCAATTAAAAAAATATGAAGAGGGATATCTCACAAATGACCAAATAAAATCGATCTCTCAAGACTTGGGTGTCACTGAAGACGAAGTTAAACAAATGGAAGGTAGAGTTTTCAATCAAGACTTCTCATTAAATACACCTTTAAATGATGAAAATGACTCCGAATGGATTGACCAAGTTGAAGATGATAATATAGATGTCGTCACAAGAGTTGAGGAAAGAGATGAGCTCGACAAACGTAAAGCTCTATATAATCAAGCTGTAAAAAAATTAGAACCTCGTGAACTAGAAATCTTAACTGCTAGAAGATTAGATGAAGAGCCCAAGACTCTTGAAGACCTAAGTCAAAAATACTCAATTAGTAGAGAACGAGTTCGTCAAATTGAAAATAAAGCTATTAAAAAACTACAAGAGGAAATTAAATTAATTTCTGAAACTAAATTACTTCCAAAAAACTAA
- a CDS encoding adenylosuccinate synthase (PFAM: Adenylosuccinate synthetase~TIGRFAM: adenylosuccinate synthase), giving the protein MNKAVIGLQWGDEGKGKIVDFLSENFDLVARYQGGNNAGHTVIVEDITYKLNLIPSGVIRGKVCFLGQGIVLDPEHFLKEYKQICEKISNPKIYLSSNIPLILPYHKQLDKINESILSGEDKIGTTAKGIGPAYQDKVGRKSIKLYDLKSLDKIREKLENIKKFYDPVLNAYQEELINIDKYISILDSFYTKVGPLIIDNSYIKKNFNQNNILFEGAQGALLDLDHGSYPFVTSSNTISSNIVIGSGLQVDYQTVGIFKAYATRVGNGPFPSELFDEIGDYIAETGVEFGTVTKRKRRCGWLDLVSLKYSCQVNRVNELCITKIDVLNNLKEIKICKSYQGHSFEEINFNDSESLKSLSLSESDFEVFESWGDISEVKNFDSMPQSLKLYIQFIEEYLKIPIKIISLGPERNQTIIR; this is encoded by the coding sequence ATGAATAAGGCAGTTATTGGATTACAATGGGGCGATGAGGGAAAAGGTAAAATTGTAGATTTCTTATCTGAGAATTTTGACTTAGTTGCTCGTTATCAAGGGGGTAATAATGCTGGCCATACCGTGATAGTTGAAGATATTACTTACAAATTGAATTTAATTCCATCAGGCGTAATTAGAGGAAAAGTTTGTTTTCTTGGACAAGGTATAGTGCTTGATCCGGAACATTTCTTAAAAGAATATAAACAAATTTGTGAAAAAATATCTAATCCAAAAATATATTTGTCCTCAAATATACCTCTAATATTACCTTACCATAAACAATTAGATAAAATTAATGAGTCTATCTTATCCGGAGAGGACAAAATTGGTACTACCGCCAAAGGCATAGGCCCCGCCTACCAAGATAAAGTCGGAAGAAAAAGTATCAAATTATATGATTTAAAAAGCTTAGATAAAATTAGAGAAAAACTTGAAAATATCAAAAAGTTCTATGATCCCGTTTTGAATGCATACCAAGAAGAACTCATAAATATCGATAAATATATTTCTATACTCGATAGTTTTTATACAAAAGTAGGCCCGCTAATCATTGATAACAGCTACATTAAGAAAAATTTTAATCAAAATAATATTCTATTTGAGGGCGCTCAAGGGGCCTTGTTAGATTTAGATCATGGTTCTTATCCTTTTGTAACTTCCTCCAATACAATTTCCTCTAACATTGTAATCGGGTCCGGTTTGCAGGTTGATTATCAGACTGTCGGTATTTTCAAAGCATATGCAACTAGAGTTGGTAATGGTCCATTTCCTTCAGAACTTTTTGATGAAATTGGGGATTATATAGCCGAAACGGGCGTAGAGTTCGGAACAGTTACAAAAAGAAAAAGAAGATGTGGATGGTTAGATTTAGTATCTTTAAAATATAGCTGTCAAGTTAATCGAGTGAATGAACTTTGTATCACAAAAATAGATGTATTGAACAACTTAAAAGAAATTAAAATTTGCAAAAGCTATCAAGGGCATTCTTTTGAAGAAATAAATTTCAATGATAGTGAGTCTTTAAAATCACTTTCATTAAGCGAGAGTGACTTTGAAGTATTTGAGTCCTGGGGAGATATCAGTGAAGTTAAAAACTTTGACTCAATGCCTCAATCTTTAAAACTTTATATTCAATTCATAGAAGAATACTTAAAAATACCAATTAAGATTATTTCTTTAGGTCCCGAAAGAAACCAAACTATTATTCGATAA
- a CDS encoding phosphoglucomutase/phosphomannomutase family protein (PFAM: Phosphoglucomutase/phosphomannomutase, alpha/beta/alpha domain III; Phosphoglucomutase/phosphomannomutase, alpha/beta/alpha domain II; Phosphoglucomutase/phosphomannomutase, C-terminal domain; Phosphoglucomutase/phosphomannomutase, alpha/beta/alpha domain I~TIGRFAM: phosphoglucosamine mutase), with translation MRLFGTDGIRGEVGKYPLTAENILKLAKAASLVLKKKNSISRVVINKDTRLSGYIFEPTLTAGFISMGVNVVLVGPLPTPALTILSKSLRADFSVMITASHNPYKDNGLKFFSGTGYKITAEEERKIEDYFFNYDFDNFKIKPSNYGKAVRLKDAIGRYSEALKQNTFKNLDYTKLKVVLDCANGAAYKVAPEVLFEIGVELDTLGDRPNGVNINDKCGSLFPERASKLVKKRKSDVGICLDGDGDRLIIIDEKGEPIFGEELIYILAKYYLKNKNIKKGSTIVTNEIANFGLDVSLKKMGLKLKRVKVGDKNILQEIRINDHYFGGEPSGHFIFKDDTLIGDGMSTALRVLTIMLKENKKLSELKKGLDLLKVVEINQRIDREKFFQNEAKIYRDLNTLLKSKNLFYVVRPSGTEPLLRVNLQYQPRNIKVSDLRKLQKNIIDIITNAC, from the coding sequence ATGAGATTATTTGGAACAGATGGTATTCGCGGTGAGGTAGGTAAGTATCCACTAACGGCAGAGAATATTTTAAAGCTAGCAAAGGCAGCTTCACTTGTCCTGAAAAAGAAAAACTCAATTTCTAGAGTTGTCATAAACAAAGATACTCGTTTATCTGGGTATATTTTTGAACCCACGCTTACAGCAGGTTTTATTTCAATGGGAGTAAATGTAGTTTTGGTGGGCCCATTACCAACACCAGCTTTAACAATACTAAGCAAGTCTTTGAGAGCAGACTTTTCTGTGATGATCACAGCTTCACACAACCCCTATAAAGATAATGGTTTAAAATTTTTTTCAGGTACAGGTTATAAAATTACAGCTGAAGAAGAGAGGAAAATAGAAGATTATTTTTTTAATTATGATTTTGATAATTTTAAAATAAAACCCTCCAATTATGGTAAAGCAGTCAGACTTAAAGATGCTATAGGAAGGTACTCCGAGGCCCTTAAACAAAATACATTTAAAAATTTAGATTATACAAAATTAAAAGTTGTTTTAGATTGTGCTAACGGTGCAGCCTATAAAGTGGCACCTGAGGTATTATTTGAAATAGGCGTAGAGTTAGACACTTTAGGTGATAGACCTAATGGCGTTAATATTAATGATAAGTGCGGTTCTTTATTTCCCGAAAGAGCATCTAAGCTTGTTAAGAAAAGAAAATCAGATGTTGGTATATGCCTAGATGGAGATGGAGACAGGCTTATTATTATTGATGAAAAGGGCGAACCTATTTTTGGTGAAGAGCTAATATACATATTAGCGAAGTATTATTTAAAAAATAAAAATATTAAAAAAGGATCTACCATTGTCACAAATGAGATTGCCAATTTCGGCCTTGATGTATCTTTAAAGAAAATGGGATTAAAACTTAAACGGGTTAAAGTAGGTGATAAAAATATTTTGCAAGAGATACGAATCAATGATCACTATTTTGGTGGAGAACCTTCAGGTCACTTTATTTTTAAAGATGATACTTTGATAGGCGATGGCATGTCTACTGCATTACGTGTTTTAACGATTATGTTGAAAGAAAATAAAAAACTTTCAGAATTAAAGAAAGGTCTAGACTTGCTGAAGGTTGTTGAAATTAATCAAAGAATTGATCGTGAAAAGTTTTTCCAAAATGAAGCCAAGATTTATAGAGATTTAAATACCCTTTTAAAATCTAAAAACTTATTTTATGTAGTTCGTCCCTCAGGCACAGAGCCTTTATTGAGAGTAAACTTGCAATATCAGCCAAGAAATATAAAAGTATCAGATCTAAGAAAATTACAGAAAAATATAATAGATATTATTACAAATGCTTGTTAG